The proteins below are encoded in one region of Balaenoptera ricei isolate mBalRic1 chromosome 6, mBalRic1.hap2, whole genome shotgun sequence:
- the LOC132368035 gene encoding serine protease 40-like gives MSCQSCLKGYEEGQGGLTAGLRRGQGKVRQGQAGVRRESATLAMGTEAWIAQGRGQPVALLWLLLLLPVATRELRGSPATATATAAPGWAPGAGGAVEGSAPTPEAQRLAPGATGGRGVCTVCGKPKVMGKIYGGQDVAAGQWPWQASLQYQGSHVCGAVLINSHWVVSTAHCFLKKSHAPENYRVLLGSTQLHQHTQHTREMSLSRIIMHPDFEKLHPFGSDIAMLQLLFPVNFTSYIIPACLPVPGMQLPSNSSCWITGWGMLNEETPLLEPFHLQEGKVGFIENKFCNIFYGLRKGKNFSVHEDMLCAGAFSTGKAICQAEDTIELDTQEPQHMAPPAPLSLSVTTACLRGSI, from the exons AGTTGtttaaaaggttatgaagaaGGTCAGGGTGGGCTGACGGCTGGGCTGAGGCGGGGTCAGGGCAAGGtcaggcagggccaggctggggtcAGGCGGGAGTCAGCAACCCTGGCAATGGGCACGGAGGCGTGGATCGCCCAAGGCCGAGGCCAGCCTGTGGCCCTTctctggctgctgctgctgctgcccgtgGCCACCCGGGAGCTGCGAGGGTCCCCGGCCACGGCCACGGCCACGGCCGCCCCCGGCTGGGCTCCAGGCGCGGGCGGAGCGGTGGAGGGCAGCGCTCCGACTCCGGAAGCGCAGCGGTTGGCCCCGGGAGCCACAG GTGGCAGGGGAGTCTGCACAGTGTGCGGGAAGCCCAAGGTGATGGGGAAGATCTACGGTGGCCAGGACGTGGCGGCTGGCCAGTGGCCATGGCAGGCCAGCTTGCAGTACCAGGGCTCGCACGTCTGTGGAGCTGTCCTCATTAACTCTCACTGGGTCGTTTCCACTGCCCACTGCTTTCTGAA AAAATCTCACGCCCCGGAGAACTACCGGGTTCTGTTAGGAAGCACCCAGCTGCACCAGCACACCCAGCACACCCGAGAGATGTCACTGAGCCGGATTATCATGCACCCAGACTTTGAGAAGTTACATCCCTTCGGGAGTGACATAGCCATGTTGCAGCTGCTCTTTCCTGTGAATTTCACCTCCTACATCATCCCCGCCTGCCTCCCAGTCCCTGGCATGCAGCTACCCAGTAACTCATCCTGCTGGATAACTGGCTGGGGGATGCTCAACGAAGAAA CGCCTCTGCTCGAACCCTTCCATCTCCAGGAGGGTAAGGTGGGCTTCATTGAGAACaagttttgtaatatattttacggACTTAGAAAAGGCAAGAACTTCTCCGTGCATGAGGACATGCTGTGTGCTGGGGCCTTCTCGACAGGAAAGGCCATCTGCCAA GCTGAGGACACCATTGAGCTGGACACCCAGGAGCCCCAGCACatggcccctcctgccccccttAGCCTTTCAGTCACCACAGCCTGTCTGAGAGGTTCCATCTAG